One Frankia alni ACN14a DNA window includes the following coding sequences:
- a CDS encoding WD40 repeat domain-containing serine/threonine protein kinase: MIVGRERVEKALPGYTVGERLGSGAFGLVLAGQHQRTGHPVAIKVMEAEGSEGTTFGFAAEARVLAGLNHPHVVRAFDYVEAEGLCLVVMELLAGGTLTRRRVGIGPEQVCAVGLAVAAALGHAHGRGVLHRDIKADNILFAADGTPKVGDFGIAKLFEGSAATASSRAGTPMYMAPEQIEGGRLGPATDLYALGVVLYHLLTGAPPFDSRQPLPVLWRQHLNDPPPPMVGVPASVAAVVLRALAKAPTDRYPDAAAFALDLAHAATEAYSSGWLTRARLPLHLDDHVLRATDPPAPPPRVGDSDDARTVASGADGGAVGPDAGSENGGPRRARRRRGRARRRVALPLAAMAVLVVVSLVLWRITGGSSPGPNLDREAVSRQLAAASTKKAADQPDLARRLALAAYRTAPTPQARNSVLRLLAFTNRPLATLAGGYARTFSPDGRLLATTSDENFLSTPPEPGTVQLWNASARGEARTPLTTFADGIDHFATTIAPVFSPDGRLLAVSGWNDNGPIVQLWDTAARGEARTPLTTFTTSTTSYDNGVSAVAFSPDGRLLATTSKDGTARLWDTTARGKVDQSLATFAASIVLSAAAFSPDGRLLAVSGWGRIAQLWDTTARGEFHTPLTSFTGHTGRLGAVTAVVFSPDGRLLATSGEDGTARLWDTTARGEGNAALTTFTAHTDWVSEVTFSPDGRLLASSSRDGTARLWPTTARGTVDQSSATFRFAPTHVFWDGGVVFDRAGRLLATSGDGDPQLWDTTARGEVDQSLATLTNAAAGVVPSPDGRLLATANSNNITRIWDLDPDRFTKAACAERANRLTEAEWKAVLPEVAYTPPCS, encoded by the coding sequence TAATGGAAGCCGAAGGCTCCGAGGGGACGACCTTCGGCTTCGCCGCCGAGGCCCGGGTGCTGGCTGGGTTGAACCATCCCCACGTGGTGCGGGCCTTCGACTACGTCGAGGCTGAGGGTCTGTGCCTGGTGGTGATGGAGCTGCTGGCGGGGGGCACGCTGACCCGTCGGCGGGTGGGGATCGGCCCGGAGCAGGTGTGCGCGGTGGGCCTGGCGGTCGCCGCGGCGTTGGGCCATGCGCATGGGCGGGGAGTGCTGCACCGCGACATCAAGGCTGACAACATCCTTTTCGCCGCGGACGGAACCCCTAAGGTCGGTGACTTCGGGATCGCGAAGCTGTTCGAAGGGTCGGCGGCCACCGCGAGCAGCCGGGCCGGGACCCCGATGTACATGGCACCGGAGCAGATCGAGGGCGGTCGGCTGGGGCCGGCGACGGACCTGTACGCGCTGGGCGTGGTGCTGTACCACCTGCTTACCGGAGCCCCGCCGTTCGACTCGCGACAGCCGCTGCCGGTGCTGTGGCGCCAGCACCTGAACGACCCACCCCCACCCATGGTCGGGGTACCGGCCTCGGTGGCGGCGGTGGTGCTGCGCGCGTTGGCGAAGGCCCCCACCGACCGCTACCCCGATGCCGCCGCGTTCGCCCTCGATCTCGCCCACGCCGCCACCGAGGCCTACAGCTCGGGCTGGCTCACCCGTGCCAGGCTGCCGTTGCACCTCGACGACCACGTCCTGCGGGCCACCGACCCGCCGGCACCTCCCCCTCGGGTGGGCGACAGTGACGACGCGAGGACAGTCGCCTCGGGAGCCGACGGCGGCGCTGTCGGGCCGGACGCCGGGAGCGAGAACGGCGGGCCGAGGCGCGCCCGGAGGCGGCGCGGGCGGGCACGACGGAGGGTGGCCCTGCCCCTGGCCGCGATGGCGGTGCTGGTGGTGGTGTCGCTGGTGCTCTGGCGCATCACCGGTGGGAGCAGCCCCGGCCCCAACCTCGACCGGGAGGCGGTGTCACGGCAGTTGGCCGCCGCATCAACGAAGAAGGCCGCCGACCAGCCTGACCTCGCCCGCCGGCTGGCGCTGGCCGCCTACCGCACCGCCCCCACCCCTCAGGCACGCAACAGCGTGCTGCGCCTGCTCGCCTTCACGAACCGGCCGCTGGCCACCCTCGCCGGCGGCTACGCTCGAACATTCAGTCCGGATGGGCGGCTGCTCGCCACCACCAGCGACGAGAATTTCCTCTCCACGCCCCCTGAGCCAGGCACCGTCCAGCTGTGGAATGCCTCCGCCCGCGGCGAGGCCCGCACTCCGCTGACCACCTTCGCCGACGGCATCGACCACTTCGCGACCACCATCGCTCCGGTGTTCAGTCCGGATGGGCGGCTGCTCGCCGTCAGCGGCTGGAATGACAACGGTCCCATCGTCCAGCTGTGGGATACCGCGGCCCGCGGCGAGGCCCGCACTCCGCTGACCACCTTCACCACCTCCACCACCTCCTACGACAACGGCGTCTCCGCTGTGGCGTTCAGTCCGGATGGGCGGCTGCTCGCGACCACCAGTAAGGACGGCACCGCCCGGCTCTGGGACACCACCGCCCGCGGCAAGGTGGACCAGTCGTTGGCCACCTTCGCCGCCAGCATCGTCCTCAGTGCCGCGGCGTTCAGTCCGGATGGGCGGCTGCTCGCCGTCAGCGGCTGGGGCCGCATCGCCCAGCTGTGGGACACCACCGCCCGCGGCGAATTCCACACTCCGCTGACCTCCTTCACCGGCCACACCGGCCGCTTGGGCGCCGTCACAGCCGTGGTGTTCAGTCCGGACGGGCGGCTGCTCGCCACCAGCGGCGAGGACGGCACCGCCCGGCTGTGGGATACCACCGCCCGCGGCGAGGGCAACGCTGCGCTGACCACCTTCACCGCTCACACCGACTGGGTCTCCGAGGTGACGTTCAGCCCGGATGGACGGCTGCTCGCCAGCAGCAGCCGCGACGGTACAGCCCGGCTGTGGCCCACCACCGCCCGCGGCACGGTGGACCAGTCGTCGGCCACCTTCAGGTTTGCGCCCACGCACGTCTTCTGGGATGGCGGTGTGGTGTTCGACCGAGCCGGGCGGCTGCTCGCCACCAGCGGAGACGGCGATCCCCAGCTGTGGGACACCACCGCGCGTGGCGAGGTGGACCAGTCGTTGGCCACCCTCACGAACGCTGCCGCGGGCGTGGTACCCAGCCCGGATGGGCGGCTGCTGGCCACCGCCAACAGCAACAACATCACTCGGATATGGGATCTGGACCCCGACCGGTTCACCAAGGCCGCCTGCGCGGAGAGGGCCAACCGACTCACCGAAGCCGAATGGAAGGCTGTGCTACCCGAGGTCGCTTACACCCCACCCTGCTCCTGA
- a CDS encoding alpha/beta hydrolase family protein: MDILTLGPAEPERIVLFATGAGGDPQRYQPLLEHLAAHGCRVVAPHFERMAGREATTAELVARPAGLVEALRREASADAAVVAVGHSIGGWAALCLAGATPWARDGTPLDVPREPRVSRLALWAPATGWFAAPGALAAVTVPMLVHAAELDTVTPVDQAILLKSAPGDVDLRIVPNAGHFSFMHSPPPDLADDGDGFDRDLFLRDLAQATLEFALAS, from the coding sequence ATGGACATCCTGACGCTGGGCCCGGCCGAGCCCGAGCGGATCGTGCTCTTCGCCACCGGCGCAGGCGGCGACCCGCAGCGATACCAGCCGCTCCTGGAGCATCTCGCCGCCCATGGCTGCCGGGTCGTCGCGCCCCACTTCGAGCGCATGGCCGGCCGAGAGGCGACGACGGCCGAGCTGGTCGCCCGTCCGGCCGGGCTGGTCGAGGCGCTCCGCCGGGAAGCGTCTGCGGACGCGGCGGTCGTGGCGGTGGGTCACTCCATCGGCGGCTGGGCCGCCCTCTGCCTGGCCGGAGCGACCCCCTGGGCGCGGGACGGCACGCCGCTGGACGTGCCGCGGGAACCCCGGGTCAGCCGTCTTGCCCTGTGGGCGCCCGCCACCGGCTGGTTCGCCGCTCCCGGCGCCCTGGCCGCAGTGACGGTCCCCATGCTCGTCCACGCCGCCGAGCTCGACACCGTCACGCCCGTCGACCAGGCCATCCTGCTGAAAAGTGCGCCGGGCGACGTGGATCTGCGCATCGTGCCGAACGCGGGTCACTTCAGCTTCATGCACTCGCCGCCGCCGGACCTGGCCGACGACGGCGACGGCTTCGACCGTGACCTGTTCCTGCGCGACCTCGCACAGGCAACCCTGGAGTTCGCCCTGGCGTCCTGA
- a CDS encoding glycosyltransferase family 2 protein has product MHSLLAVVVSHGGSTHLHQLLSVLVAMNGCETVLVENGTLAGRPVPAGVRIVEGHGNVGYGTAVNLAVRGALADGPAPDWLLVINSDVTIPHDTAEVLPKLLAWYPPSVDVVGFPFLASEGGPGRSRGVLPTSRTNAFITLRGEAAAVARWPELRHPVGAFFAIRVPTFLRLGGFDPAYWMYYEETDLFTRLYAAGGRLAWADDEWPVVHVGGETVGRSDLLHAELGRSAAIYARRHRATLGWSWPAVHAGQLVVLTARKLATGHVHDARRAAGILAGLTAGLTRPSWEPAVHSRWRAAPAATRRRLGRLPPADAARPTTPAVPARASRSGELGPGPDPAVADPLATG; this is encoded by the coding sequence ATGCACAGTTTGTTGGCGGTCGTCGTGTCCCACGGAGGCTCGACCCATCTGCACCAGTTGCTCTCGGTCCTGGTCGCCATGAACGGCTGCGAGACGGTGCTGGTAGAGAACGGCACCCTCGCCGGGCGCCCGGTGCCCGCCGGGGTGCGGATCGTCGAGGGCCACGGCAACGTGGGCTACGGCACGGCCGTCAACCTCGCCGTCCGAGGCGCCCTCGCGGACGGCCCGGCGCCGGACTGGCTACTGGTGATCAACAGTGATGTGACGATCCCCCACGACACCGCGGAGGTCCTTCCGAAGCTCCTCGCCTGGTACCCGCCGTCCGTCGACGTCGTCGGATTCCCGTTCCTCGCCAGCGAGGGCGGCCCCGGACGGTCCCGCGGCGTGCTGCCGACCTCGCGCACGAACGCCTTCATCACGCTGCGCGGCGAAGCGGCGGCCGTCGCCCGGTGGCCGGAGCTGCGCCACCCCGTCGGCGCCTTCTTCGCCATCCGCGTCCCGACCTTCCTGCGCCTCGGCGGCTTCGACCCCGCCTACTGGATGTACTACGAGGAGACCGACCTGTTCACCCGGCTGTACGCGGCCGGCGGCCGGCTTGCCTGGGCCGACGACGAATGGCCGGTGGTGCATGTCGGCGGTGAGACCGTCGGCCGCTCCGACCTGCTGCATGCCGAGCTCGGCCGCTCGGCCGCCATCTACGCCCGTCGCCACCGCGCCACCCTGGGCTGGAGCTGGCCCGCGGTGCACGCCGGCCAGCTCGTCGTCCTCACCGCCCGCAAACTCGCCACCGGTCACGTCCACGACGCGCGCCGCGCCGCCGGGATCCTCGCCGGCCTCACGGCCGGCCTGACCCGGCCGAGCTGGGAACCCGCCGTGCACTCCCGTTGGCGCGCCGCCCCCGCCGCGACCCGCCGTCGCCTCGGCCGCCTCCCCCCGGCCGACGCCGCCCGCCCCACGACGCCCGCTGTCCCGGCGCGGGCGTCCCGATCCGGCGAGCTCGGGCCGGGACCCGACCCGGCGGTCGCCGACCCTCTCGCCACCGGGTAG
- a CDS encoding helix-turn-helix transcriptional regulator, translating into MPHPDRLTAIVEELRRAGPAGRTAASLAARLDVSVRTIRRDLLALQDAGVPVGGISGPGGGYVLAQHAMLPPVAFTQGQASSAAVALAAAATGPLTRDGAAALEKLLDIMPAPQQRQVAELASRGWAGPPVVARTALATTIEDALRGGRVLAIDYQDAAGSRTVGRRVEPQLLAFTGGHWYLLAWCLDRGGPRWFRWDRISRAVDTGQSVDDRDPFAIFTAPPPGLRRIRRAPAPGPRGEPARPS; encoded by the coding sequence ATGCCGCACCCAGATCGACTGACCGCGATCGTCGAGGAGCTGCGCCGGGCCGGACCCGCCGGGCGAACAGCCGCAAGCCTGGCGGCCCGGCTGGACGTCAGCGTGCGAACAATCCGCCGGGACCTGCTCGCCCTCCAGGACGCCGGGGTTCCCGTCGGCGGGATCTCCGGACCCGGGGGCGGGTACGTGCTCGCCCAGCACGCGATGCTGCCGCCCGTCGCGTTCACCCAGGGCCAGGCGAGCTCGGCCGCCGTGGCACTGGCCGCCGCCGCGACCGGCCCACTGACCCGCGACGGCGCGGCGGCGCTCGAGAAGCTGCTCGACATCATGCCTGCGCCGCAGCAGCGACAGGTCGCCGAGCTGGCCTCGCGCGGCTGGGCAGGACCACCCGTCGTCGCCCGCACGGCGCTGGCCACCACGATCGAGGACGCGCTGCGGGGCGGCCGGGTGCTCGCGATCGACTATCAGGACGCCGCCGGCAGCCGAACCGTCGGCCGCCGGGTGGAGCCCCAGCTGCTCGCCTTCACCGGCGGCCACTGGTACCTGCTGGCCTGGTGCCTGGATCGGGGCGGCCCACGCTGGTTCCGCTGGGACCGGATCTCCCGCGCCGTCGACACCGGCCAGTCGGTGGACGACCGCGACCCGTTCGCAATCTTCACCGCGCCCCCGCCCGGCCTTCGGCGTATCCGCCGGGCCCCGGCGCCCGGCCCGCGCGGCGAGCCGGCGAGGCCGAGCTGA
- a CDS encoding TerC family protein: protein MHVPLWAWAAFVGALLGLLTIDLLAHRKAHVIGFREAAWWSVLWVSLGLGFAGVIWAWQGPGAAGEYTAAWLLEKSLSVDNLFVFALIFSYFKVPREYQHRVLFYGVLGALVLRFVFIAAGVALLEQFSFIIYIFGAFLIYTAVKMLRDSGVEMDPGQSRAVRLLRRVMPVTDQYEGQHFVLRRAGRLVATPLLAVLVAIETADVLFAFDSVPAALGVTDRTFLIYTSNALAILGLRSLFFLLAGLMERFHHLATGLAFILAFIGVKMLLTDVWHMPIALSLGVIAVALAVSVVWSLLTEPPAERAADKPAPEAEADAQAEVEADVEGSPAAETSSAPAPAADQAEPRQVAGAGGGFPGGHPR from the coding sequence GTGCACGTTCCCCTCTGGGCCTGGGCCGCCTTCGTCGGCGCCTTGCTCGGGCTCCTCACCATCGATCTGCTGGCCCACCGCAAGGCGCACGTCATCGGCTTCCGCGAGGCCGCCTGGTGGAGCGTGCTGTGGGTATCGCTGGGCCTCGGCTTCGCCGGGGTGATCTGGGCCTGGCAGGGCCCCGGCGCCGCCGGCGAATACACGGCGGCCTGGCTGCTCGAGAAGAGCCTGTCCGTCGACAACCTGTTCGTCTTCGCGCTGATCTTCTCGTATTTCAAGGTCCCCCGGGAGTACCAGCACCGGGTGCTGTTCTACGGCGTTCTCGGCGCTCTGGTGCTGCGGTTCGTCTTCATCGCCGCCGGGGTCGCCCTGCTCGAGCAGTTCAGCTTCATCATCTATATCTTCGGCGCCTTCCTCATCTACACGGCCGTGAAGATGCTGCGCGACAGCGGGGTCGAGATGGACCCGGGGCAGAGCCGAGCGGTGAGACTGCTGCGGCGGGTCATGCCGGTCACCGATCAGTACGAGGGGCAGCACTTCGTCCTGCGCCGCGCGGGCAGGCTCGTCGCCACGCCGCTGCTCGCCGTCCTCGTCGCGATCGAGACCGCCGACGTGCTGTTCGCCTTCGACTCGGTGCCCGCAGCCCTGGGCGTCACCGACCGGACGTTCCTCATCTACACCAGCAACGCGCTCGCCATCCTGGGTCTGCGGTCGCTGTTCTTCCTGCTCGCGGGCCTGATGGAACGGTTCCACCACCTGGCGACGGGGCTGGCGTTCATCCTTGCCTTCATCGGCGTGAAGATGCTGCTCACCGACGTGTGGCACATGCCGATCGCGCTGTCGCTCGGCGTCATCGCCGTCGCGCTGGCCGTCTCGGTGGTCTGGTCGCTGCTGACCGAGCCGCCCGCGGAGAGGGCCGCCGACAAGCCGGCGCCGGAAGCGGAGGCGGATGCGCAGGCCGAAGTGGAGGCGGATGTGGAAGGCTCGCCGGCGGCGGAGACGAGTTCCGCACCGGCCCCGGCGGCCGACCAGGCCGAACCACGCCAGGTCGCCGGGGCGGGCGGCGGGTTCCCCGGTGGGCACCCTCGCTAG
- a CDS encoding PucR family transcriptional regulator, producing the protein MDEADEPAGTAAVDDDAPAGLPETSLTRLPRAAVLAAADSRLHAGLLGDYLDVLASAADSGRRLTRAELEAFRDLGQAAAESGASLRALVDLYLSATWRVWPSLPAVRAADRAARELTRASSEPVAPRQLADALRSAGESVGAVSRTRAAASAVLRASDDAVAAVCEGYEAARTARARSEEALRRELVDDLLTGTSAVSQLLERAGAFGLRLEAPHTVLVVAGNRRFLDGRALTRAAETILREHSLTDPLVATRDGLLVCVVPEQGDLARGPQPPVRGRAPAGRSAAGVDAAGGVAAAGQARGAAPGPPGSPGSPGPSGSPGARARPAAAAGSRPPGRRRADESGAADAGFSPLPAFAPTPEAPAAMAALTRRLRAEPGLLWRVGVGRARSGVAGVRIGFEEARGAAELAGRLGLEGAVVHTDDLLIYKVLLRDREALAELVEAVLSPLRAARGGAGPLIDTLDAYFTTGAVALAAARRLHLSVRALTYRLDRIHALTRHDPTSPTDRYVLQTAVLGARLIGWNPAGG; encoded by the coding sequence GTGGACGAGGCGGACGAACCGGCCGGGACGGCCGCGGTCGACGACGACGCGCCGGCCGGTCTGCCCGAGACGAGCCTGACCCGGCTACCCCGCGCCGCCGTGCTCGCGGCTGCCGACTCCCGGCTGCATGCCGGCCTGCTCGGCGACTATCTCGACGTCCTCGCCTCGGCGGCGGACAGCGGCCGGCGGCTGACCCGGGCGGAACTGGAGGCGTTTCGCGACCTCGGCCAGGCGGCGGCGGAGTCCGGGGCGTCGCTGCGTGCCCTGGTCGACCTCTACCTTTCGGCGACCTGGCGGGTGTGGCCGTCGCTGCCGGCGGTGCGGGCCGCCGACCGCGCCGCCCGCGAGCTGACCAGGGCGTCGAGCGAGCCGGTGGCGCCGCGGCAGCTCGCCGACGCGCTGCGCTCGGCCGGGGAATCGGTCGGGGCGGTCTCGCGCACCCGCGCCGCCGCCTCCGCGGTGCTGCGGGCCAGCGACGACGCCGTCGCCGCCGTGTGCGAGGGCTACGAGGCGGCCCGCACCGCCCGGGCGCGCTCCGAGGAGGCGCTGCGCCGCGAACTCGTCGACGACCTGCTCACCGGCACGTCGGCGGTGAGCCAGTTGCTGGAGCGGGCCGGGGCATTCGGCCTGCGGCTGGAGGCACCGCACACCGTTCTGGTCGTCGCCGGCAACCGGCGCTTCCTCGACGGGCGGGCGCTGACCCGCGCGGCCGAGACCATCCTGCGCGAGCACAGCCTCACCGATCCGCTGGTCGCGACCCGCGACGGCCTGCTCGTCTGCGTGGTGCCCGAGCAGGGCGACCTGGCCCGCGGCCCGCAGCCGCCCGTTCGCGGCCGCGCCCCGGCCGGCCGGTCGGCGGCCGGGGTGGACGCCGCCGGCGGCGTCGCGGCGGCCGGGCAGGCGCGCGGCGCCGCGCCGGGGCCGCCGGGATCACCGGGATCACCGGGCCCGTCGGGATCACCGGGGGCGCGGGCCCGGCCCGCGGCGGCCGCGGGCAGCCGTCCGCCCGGCCGGCGCCGGGCGGACGAGTCGGGGGCCGCGGACGCGGGTTTCTCCCCGCTGCCCGCGTTCGCGCCCACGCCGGAGGCCCCGGCCGCGATGGCCGCGCTGACCCGCCGGCTGCGGGCCGAGCCCGGCCTGCTGTGGCGGGTGGGGGTCGGCCGCGCGCGCAGCGGCGTCGCCGGGGTCCGGATCGGTTTCGAGGAGGCCCGCGGCGCCGCGGAGCTCGCCGGCCGCCTCGGGCTGGAGGGAGCCGTCGTCCACACCGACGACCTGCTCATCTACAAGGTCCTGCTGCGCGACCGGGAGGCGCTGGCGGAGCTGGTCGAGGCGGTGCTCTCGCCGCTGCGGGCCGCCCGGGGCGGCGCCGGCCCGCTGATCGACACCCTCGACGCCTACTTCACCACCGGCGCAGTGGCGCTCGCCGCGGCACGTCGGCTGCACCTGTCCGTGCGGGCGTTGACCTACCGGCTCGACCGCATCCACGCGCTGACCCGCCACGACCCGACCTCCCCGACGGATCGGTACGTCCTGCAGACGGCGGTGCTCGGCGCACGGCTGATCGGCTGGAACCCGGCTGGCGGGTGA
- the uvrB gene encoding excinuclease ABC subunit UvrB, translated as MSTTFERPSLDIERTRAPFEVVSDFSPSGDQPAAIDELARRVRAGDTNVVLLGATGTGKSATTAWLVERLQRPTLVMAPNKTLAAQLANEFRELLPHNAVEYFVSYYDYYQPEAYIAQTDTYIEKDSSINEEVERLRHSATMSLLTRRDVIVVASVSCIYGLGTPQEYIDRMVRLRVGDEIERDLLLRRFVDVQYTRNDLAFTRGTFRVRGDTVEVFPVYEELAVRVEMFGDEIERLTYLHPLTGEIVREVEEIFVFPATHYVAGPERMERAIAGIEAELAERLATMERQGKLLEAQRLRMRTTYDIEMMRQVGFCSGIENYSRHIDGREAGTAPHTLLDYFPDDFLLVIDESHVTVPQIGGMYEGDMSRKRNLVEHGFRLPSAMDNRPLRWEEFLERIGQTVYLSATPGPYELGRADGVVEQIIRPTGLLDPEVVLKPTKGQIDDLVHEIRLRAERDERVLVTTLTKKMSEDLTDYLLELGIRVRYLHSEVDTLRRVELLTELRRGDFDVLVGINLLREGLDLPEVSLVSILDADKEGFLRSDKSLIQTIGRAARNVSGQVHMYADKITPSMRHAIDETNRRREKQMAYNAERGLDPQPLRKKVVDILDDMVRESAEGELIGGGGRSQSRGKAPVPGMKSRGGAQGTVGRYAAELAGMPSHELAQLIRQLDDQMHEAAKELQFELAARLRDEIAELKKELRGMGAAGVQ; from the coding sequence GTGAGCACAACGTTCGAACGGCCCAGCCTCGACATCGAGCGGACGCGCGCCCCGTTCGAGGTCGTGTCCGACTTCTCCCCGTCGGGCGACCAGCCCGCCGCGATCGACGAGCTGGCCCGGCGCGTGCGGGCCGGCGACACCAACGTGGTCCTGCTCGGCGCGACCGGCACCGGCAAGTCGGCGACGACGGCGTGGCTCGTGGAGCGCCTACAGCGGCCGACGCTGGTGATGGCGCCGAACAAGACGCTCGCGGCGCAGCTCGCCAACGAGTTCCGCGAGCTGCTGCCGCACAACGCGGTCGAGTACTTCGTCTCGTACTACGACTACTACCAGCCCGAGGCGTACATCGCGCAGACCGACACCTACATCGAGAAGGACTCCTCGATCAACGAGGAGGTCGAGCGGCTGCGGCACTCGGCGACGATGAGCCTGCTCACGCGGCGGGACGTCATCGTGGTGGCGAGCGTGAGCTGCATCTACGGCCTGGGCACGCCGCAGGAGTACATCGACCGGATGGTGCGGCTGCGCGTCGGTGACGAGATCGAGCGGGACCTGCTGCTGCGCCGCTTCGTCGACGTCCAGTACACCCGCAACGACCTGGCTTTCACCCGGGGGACCTTCCGGGTCCGCGGCGACACGGTGGAGGTGTTCCCGGTCTACGAGGAGCTCGCCGTGCGGGTCGAGATGTTCGGCGACGAGATCGAGCGGCTGACCTACCTGCACCCGCTGACCGGGGAGATCGTCCGCGAGGTGGAGGAGATCTTCGTCTTCCCGGCGACGCACTACGTCGCCGGCCCGGAGCGGATGGAGCGGGCCATCGCGGGGATCGAGGCGGAGCTCGCCGAGCGCCTCGCGACGATGGAGCGCCAGGGCAAGCTGCTGGAGGCGCAGCGGCTGCGGATGCGCACCACCTACGACATCGAGATGATGCGCCAGGTCGGCTTCTGCTCCGGGATCGAGAACTACTCCCGGCACATCGACGGCCGCGAGGCCGGCACCGCGCCGCACACCCTGCTGGACTACTTCCCCGACGACTTCCTGCTGGTGATCGACGAGTCGCACGTGACGGTCCCCCAGATCGGCGGGATGTACGAGGGCGACATGTCCCGCAAGCGCAACCTCGTCGAGCACGGCTTCCGGCTGCCCAGCGCGATGGACAACCGCCCGCTGCGATGGGAGGAGTTCCTGGAGCGCATCGGCCAGACCGTCTACCTCTCGGCGACGCCGGGCCCCTACGAGCTGGGCCGGGCCGACGGCGTGGTCGAGCAGATCATCCGGCCGACCGGGCTGCTCGACCCGGAGGTCGTGCTCAAGCCGACGAAGGGGCAGATCGACGATCTCGTCCACGAGATCCGCCTGCGCGCGGAGCGCGACGAGCGCGTCCTCGTCACCACGCTGACCAAGAAGATGTCCGAGGACCTCACCGACTACCTGCTCGAACTCGGCATCCGGGTGCGCTACCTGCACAGCGAGGTGGACACCCTGCGCCGGGTGGAGCTGCTCACCGAGTTGCGCCGCGGCGACTTCGACGTCCTCGTCGGGATCAACCTGCTGCGCGAGGGCCTCGACCTGCCCGAGGTGTCGCTGGTGAGCATCCTCGACGCCGACAAGGAGGGCTTCCTGCGCTCCGACAAGTCGCTGATCCAGACCATCGGCCGCGCCGCCCGCAACGTGTCCGGCCAGGTGCACATGTACGCGGACAAGATCACCCCGTCGATGCGCCACGCCATCGACGAGACGAACCGGCGCCGCGAGAAGCAGATGGCCTACAACGCCGAACGCGGCCTCGATCCGCAGCCGCTACGCAAGAAGGTCGTCGACATCCTCGACGACATGGTCCGCGAGTCGGCCGAGGGCGAGCTGATCGGCGGGGGCGGGCGGTCACAGTCACGCGGCAAGGCGCCGGTGCCGGGGATGAAGTCCCGGGGCGGGGCGCAGGGCACGGTCGGCCGGTACGCCGCCGAGCTCGCCGGGATGCCCTCGCACGAGCTGGCGCAGCTCATCCGCCAGCTCGACGACCAGATGCACGAGGCGGCCAAGGAACTTCAGTTCGAGCTGGCGGCCCGGTTGCGCGACGAGATCGCCGAGTTGAAGAAGGAGCTGCGCGGCATGGGTGCCGCCGGGGTGCAGTAG
- the coaE gene encoding dephospho-CoA kinase, with protein sequence MLTVGLTGGIGSGKSAVSARLAARGALLIDADQIARDVVAQGTPGLAAVLAEFGAELAAPDGSLDRPALGRIVFADAAARGRLEAIIHPLIRAETGRRIAQLSSDGIVLHDVPLLVEVHAEGNYDLVLVVEAPRELRLVRLEGRGLPRDQALARMATQASDEQRRAAADIVIDNGGSLDELDARLDEVWRELLARRDARAATEHPPAATP encoded by the coding sequence GTGCTCACAGTGGGTCTGACGGGTGGTATCGGCTCGGGCAAGAGCGCGGTGTCGGCGCGCCTCGCGGCTCGCGGGGCGCTGCTGATCGACGCCGACCAGATCGCCCGGGACGTGGTCGCTCAGGGCACCCCGGGCCTCGCCGCCGTGCTGGCGGAGTTCGGAGCCGAGCTGGCCGCGCCCGACGGCAGCCTCGACCGCCCGGCACTCGGCCGGATCGTCTTCGCCGATGCCGCGGCCCGTGGGCGCCTGGAGGCGATCATCCATCCACTCATCCGGGCCGAGACCGGCCGGCGGATCGCGCAGCTCTCTTCGGACGGGATCGTCCTGCACGATGTGCCGCTGCTCGTCGAGGTGCACGCGGAGGGCAACTACGACCTGGTGCTGGTCGTCGAGGCGCCGCGCGAGCTGCGGCTGGTGCGGCTGGAGGGCCGCGGCCTGCCCCGCGACCAGGCACTCGCCCGGATGGCCACGCAGGCCAGCGACGAACAGCGCCGCGCCGCCGCCGACATCGTCATCGACAACGGGGGCAGCCTCGACGAGCTCGACGCCCGCCTCGACGAGGTCTGGCGGGAGCTGCTCGCCCGCCGCGACGCCCGGGCCGCCACCGAACACCCCCCGGCCGCCACCCCGTAA